A genomic region of Gossypium hirsutum isolate 1008001.06 chromosome D01, Gossypium_hirsutum_v2.1, whole genome shotgun sequence contains the following coding sequences:
- the LOC107922277 gene encoding succinate-semialdehyde dehydrogenase, mitochondrial, translating into MRVLQVLAVSKILTSHLSRTHRPSASRQMSTAASSLKKSPIFRTLGLIGGKWIDAYDAKTIQVNNPSTGEIIAEVPFMGTLETNDAISSASDAFNSWSKLTAAERSKYLRKWYDLIMANKEELGQLITLEQGKPLKEALGEVNYGASFIEFFAEEAKRIYGDIIPATLGDRRLFVLKQPVGVVGAITPWNFPLAMITRKVGPALACGCTVVVKPSELTPLTALATAELALQAGIPPGVINVVMGNASKIGDALLASTQVRKITFTGSTAVGKKLMAGAAETVKRVSLELGGNAPCIVFDDADLDVAVKGTLAAKFRNSGQTCVCANRIIVQEGIYEKFAEAFSKAVRNLQVGDGFTEGVVQGPLINEAAVQKVQTFIQDAMSKGAKVLLGGKRHSLGMTFYEPTIVTDVKSEMLLASEEVFGPVAPILRFKTEEEAIHMANNTKAGLAAYIFTNNVQRTWRVSEALEYGLVGVNEGIISTEVAPFGGVKQSGLGREGSKYGIDEYLEVKYVCLGDMNRS; encoded by the exons ATGAGGGTGCTACAAGTTTTGGCAGTTTCCAAGATTCTCACCTCACACTTGTCTCGCACGCACCGCCCCTCTGCCTCTCGTCAG ATGAGTACTGCTGCTTCTTCGCTTAAAAAATCCCCCATATTTCGAACCCTGGGTCTAATAGGAGGGAAATGGATTGACGCTTATGATGCCAAAACTATTCAG GTTAACAATCCATCCACTGGGGAAATTATAGCAGAGGTTCCCTTTATGGGCACTCTGGAGACCAATGATGCCATTTCTTCTGCGTCTGATGCTTTTAATT CTTGGAGTAAACTCACTGCTGCTGAGAGGAGCAAATACCTTAGAAAATG GTATGATCTTATAATGGCCAACAAGGAAGAGCTTGGGCAACTAATAACATTAGAGCAAGGAAAGCCTTTAAAAGAAGCCCTGGGTGAG GTTAACTATGGGGCCAGTTTTATTGAGTTCTTTGCAGAGGAAGCCAAGCGCATCTACGGAGATATAATTCCAGCTACTCTAGGTGATCGTCGTCTGTTTGTTCTAAAGCAG CCTGTTGGTGTTGTTGGTGCAATTACACCCTGGAACTTTCCCTTGGCAATGATCACCAGAAAG GTCGGCCCTGCCCTTGCATGTGGCTGTACAGTGGTTGTAAAACCTTCCGAACTTACTCCGCTCACAGCTTTAGCAACAGCTGAACTTGCCCTTCAAGCAGGAATTCCACCG GGTGTTATAAATGTGGTTATGGGGAATGCTTCTAAAATTGGTGATGCTTTACTTGCAAGTACACAG GTAAGAAAGATCACATTTACAGGCTCAACTGCAGTCGGTAAGAAGTTAATGGCTGGTGCCGCTGAGACTGTGAAAAGG GTATCGCTTGAACTCGGTGGTAATGCCCCCTGCATTGTATTTGATGATGCAGACCTGGATGTGGCAGTTAAAGGAACA CTTGCAGCAAAATTTCGTAACAGTGGACAGACTTGTGTCTGTGCGAACAGAATAATTGTGCAAGAAG GTATTTATGAGAAGTTTGCGGAGGCTTTTTCAAAAGCTGTCCGGAATCTGCAAGTTGGAGATGGCTTCACTGAAGGCGTGGTCCAG GGTCCACTAATTAATGAAGCTGCAGTGCAAAAG gTTCAGACATTCATTCAAGATGCGATGTCAAAG GGAGCAAAAGTCCTTCTTGGTGGTAAAAGACATAGCCTTGGAATGACTTTCTATGAGCCCACAATTGTTACTGATGTCAAGAGTGAGATGCTATTGGCTAG CGAGGAAGTATTTGGACCAGTGGCCCCTATTTTGCGATTCAAAACTGAGGAAGAAGCTATCCACATGGCAAACAACACCAAAGCAG GGTTAGCTGCTTACATATTTACAAACAATGTTCAACGAACATGGCGTGTCTCAGAAGCTCTCGAATACGGACTTGTTGGTGTTAATGAAGGAATCATTTCAACTGAG GTGGCACCATTTGGTGGTGTAAAACAGTCTGGTCTTGGACGAGAAGGTTCCAAGTACGGGATAGATGAATATCTTGAA GTGAAATATGTATGCTTGGGAGATATGAACAGAAGTTGA